The proteins below are encoded in one region of Mangifera indica cultivar Alphonso chromosome 7, CATAS_Mindica_2.1, whole genome shotgun sequence:
- the LOC123221408 gene encoding uncharacterized protein LOC123221408, whose translation MKGQETKRFIRCRGGGLLAGLGYNSSIDNYKVVIVFSERKSDLACGYVYNLKTNSWKRLKNFYFPYKNSRQVNNFGNLFLSDETCLGYLPEETGYLLEETGTTIVNGAPHWVTLSSSRDCLCETRLRREKGFIEYKFEVWIMKEYGVKESWIKLLNLPFDLRFSLMSDIRPLFVSKNGDEVVMVTDWSDMISFNTRTGEVKKVSMLDRGHVVGSYEESLVSPNQFSMSCSEDAYLVGSEFLSVSTGKPELLDLFFSSNFRCHQQK comes from the exons ATGAAGGGGCAGGAGACAAAACGCTTTATAAGATGCAGAGGTGGAGGATTATTGGCAG GGCTTGGTTACAATTCATCTATTGATAATTACAAAGTGGTAATAGTTTTTTCTGAAAGAAAAAGTGATTTGGCATGTGGTTATGTTTATAATCTCAAGACAAATTCATGGAAAcgacttaaaaatttttacttcCCTTACAAGAACTCTAGGCAAGTTAACAATTTTGGAAATCTTTTCTTATCCGATGAAACCTGTTTAGGCTATCTACCTGAGGAAACGGGCTATTTACTTGAGGAAACAGGAACGACAATAGTGAATGGAGCTCCACATTGGGTAACATTGAGTTCAAGCAGAG ATTGCCTTTGTGAAACTCGACTTCGACGGGAAAAAggttttattgaatataagTTTGAGGTTTGGATTATGAAGGAATATGGAGTGAAAGAATCATGGATTAAATTGTTGAACTTGCCATTTGATTTGAGGTTTTCTTTAATGAGTGACATAAGGCCATTGTTTGTTTCAAAGAATGGTGATGAAGTGGTCATGGTTACAGATTGGAGTGACATGATTTCATTCAACACTAGAACAGGAGAAGTGAAGAAAGTTTCAATGCTTGATAGGGGTCATGTGGTAGGTTCTTATGAGGAGAGTCTTGTTTCACCAAATCAATTCAGTATGTCATGCTCAGAAGATG CATATCTTGTTGGTTCTGAATTTCTTTCTGTGAGCACGGGGAAACCGGAGTTGCTAGATCTGTTTTTCAGCAGCAACTTCAGATGTCACCAGCAAAAGTAA
- the LOC123221409 gene encoding protein PELPK1-like, with protein sequence MASSNKCLISAFFVALTIFSSMDVGLASRRLLQLPPLPTLPNLPKPSALPPLPSVPTLPTTAQPSFPNPTLPPLPTALPTIPSVPKLTLPPLPSIPSIPTTIPSIPLPLFSPPPSN encoded by the coding sequence ATGGCTTCGAGCAACAAGTGTTTGATCTCAGCTTTCTTTGTTGCTTTGACAATATTTTCTTCCATGGATGTTGGGTTAGCATCTCGCCGTCTACTGCAATTGCCACCGTTACCCACTTTGCCAAATTTGCCTAAACCGTCCGCATTGCCGCCTTTGCCTTCGGTGCCTACACTGCCAACGACCGCACAACCATCTTTTCCAAACCCCACTTTGCCACCACTTCCTACGGCTTTGCCCACCATTCCTTCTGTCCCAAAGCTCACTCTCCCACCATTGCCAAGCATACCTTCAATTCCAACTACGATTCCCTCTATTCCATTGCCATTATTCTCTCCACCTCCTTCAAATTAA